A stretch of Desulfitobacterium dichloroeliminans LMG P-21439 DNA encodes these proteins:
- a CDS encoding 23S rRNA (pseudouridine(1915)-N(3))-methyltransferase RlmH produces MNFRIYLPNNKIENFYRDAIKEYEKRLGRYCKIQVVRYKSDEQLIKLIPDKAHRLLISVNGEKITSEGLASKISEWGLSGIADIAIIIGTTLPHDEVLALSSAEMALGLQATVLYEQIYRSYRIINNQPYHK; encoded by the coding sequence ATGAACTTTAGAATCTATCTACCTAATAATAAAATCGAGAATTTCTATCGAGATGCTATCAAAGAATATGAAAAGCGCTTGGGCCGGTACTGTAAGATTCAGGTTGTGAGATATAAAAGTGATGAGCAACTGATTAAACTCATTCCTGACAAGGCACATCGACTCTTGATCTCAGTGAACGGCGAAAAAATAACCTCTGAAGGGCTCGCGAGCAAAATAAGTGAATGGGGACTATCCGGCATAGCTGATATCGCCATCATTATTGGCACTACCCTTCCGCATGATGAAGTGCTTGCCCTTAGCTCCGCGGAGATGGCCTTAGGACTCCAAGCAACCGTTCTCTATGAACAGATTTATCGATCCTACCGCATTATTAATAATCAGCCTTACCATAAATGA
- a CDS encoding MBL fold metallo-hydrolase — translation MKTPVKSFGLTIEYIRHSGFIVESDQSLLVFDYYEGPIQFPATKKIYVFTSHVHQDHFNPEIFLWQKEHPHIHYILSSDIKGNPNLPPSTENITFLSPYDETRLDDLRIKAYGSTDAGISFLVEHVDPEGFRIFHAGDLNWWHWWGEPPEAIENAERIFKEEIAKIKGESIDLAFFPVDPRLEQYYSIGAEYFIQELKPHILVPMHFWDQYEPLQIFAQKLASSPTHILTITQPNQIFTI, via the coding sequence ATGAAAACTCCTGTAAAAAGCTTTGGCTTAACCATTGAATATATCCGTCACAGTGGTTTCATAGTGGAGTCAGACCAGTCCCTTCTGGTCTTTGACTATTATGAAGGTCCCATCCAATTCCCAGCGACTAAAAAAATCTATGTCTTTACGTCCCATGTCCATCAGGACCATTTCAATCCGGAAATATTCCTATGGCAGAAAGAGCATCCCCATATCCACTATATTTTGAGCTCGGACATCAAGGGGAATCCTAATCTTCCCCCCTCTACCGAAAACATTACCTTCCTTTCACCCTATGATGAGACCCGTTTAGATGATCTTAGAATTAAGGCCTATGGCTCCACCGATGCAGGGATTTCTTTTCTCGTGGAACATGTTGACCCAGAGGGGTTCCGTATCTTTCATGCTGGGGACCTCAACTGGTGGCATTGGTGGGGAGAGCCTCCGGAAGCTATTGAAAACGCCGAGAGGATATTCAAAGAAGAAATCGCCAAAATAAAAGGTGAGTCCATTGATTTAGCCTTCTTCCCGGTCGACCCCAGATTAGAGCAGTATTACTCCATTGGTGCTGAGTATTTTATTCAGGAGCTTAAGCCTCACATTCTTGTCCCCATGCACTTTTGGGATCAGTATGAACCCCTTCAAATTTTCGCCCAAAAATTAGCCTCTTCACCCACCCATATCCTCACCATAACCCAACCTAATCAGATTTTTACAATTTAA
- a CDS encoding MBL fold metallo-hydrolase — MHLATLASGSSGNAIVVGQEKRNLLVDCGISLKATLHNLSMLDISPMEVEGIFITHEHSDHVKGVGAVARKLKIPIYASAKIWDELNPTIGKLKDEQRVVVKDSFTCAGLQVQVFPTSHDSKESFGVRIEAEQATCGRQAIGIATDTGIITEDMHRALKGCDALVVEANHDQEMLWQGSYPWYLKKRISGNFGHLENSQLAEGLLQWIEGNTKRIVLSHLSEENNTPELALSTILRILKESRIAKENPDVRLRVAPRYTPHELIVLEEY; from the coding sequence GTGCATCTAGCAACCCTGGCAAGTGGGAGCTCCGGTAATGCGATTGTGGTTGGACAAGAGAAGAGGAATCTTCTTGTGGATTGCGGTATCAGCCTAAAGGCAACCCTACATAATCTATCTATGCTGGATATATCCCCCATGGAGGTTGAAGGAATCTTTATTACCCATGAACATTCGGATCATGTAAAGGGAGTTGGGGCAGTCGCTCGGAAACTTAAGATTCCCATCTATGCCTCAGCTAAGATCTGGGATGAGCTCAACCCCACGATTGGGAAGCTCAAGGACGAACAACGAGTGGTTGTCAAGGATTCCTTTACTTGTGCCGGTCTGCAAGTGCAAGTCTTTCCGACCTCTCATGACAGTAAGGAAAGCTTTGGTGTGCGCATCGAGGCGGAGCAGGCTACTTGTGGCCGTCAAGCAATTGGAATTGCTACGGACACAGGAATCATTACGGAAGATATGCACCGAGCCTTAAAAGGCTGCGATGCCCTAGTTGTTGAAGCTAATCATGATCAGGAAATGCTTTGGCAAGGTAGTTATCCTTGGTATCTTAAAAAACGAATCAGCGGTAATTTTGGGCACTTGGAGAATAGTCAGCTGGCGGAAGGGCTTCTCCAATGGATCGAAGGGAATACTAAGCGGATTGTTTTATCGCATTTAAGCGAAGAAAACAATACACCGGAACTAGCCCTATCGACCATTCTGCGCATCCTCAAGGAATCCCGAATAGCAAAAGAGAACCCGGACGTGAGATTAAGGGTAGCTCCCCGATACACACCGCATGAACTAATAGTTTTAGAAGAATACTAA
- a CDS encoding coenzyme F420-0:L-glutamate ligase → MKRVVGTVVRGLRGPIINNGDNIEQIVVDTVLNAAKVESFSIEDRDIVSITESIVARAQGNYATINDIATDIKAKFGDETVGIIFPILSRNRFAVCLRGIAKGVKNVVLMLNYPSDEVGNHLVSIDELDAKGINPWTDVLTEDEFREHFGDCKHPFTGVDYIDYYKKLIEAEGVTCQVIFSNNPKTILDYTKNVLTCDIHSRFRTKRILKGSGVDKIYGLDDVLAKSINGSGFNDNYGLLGSNKATEESVKLFPNNCQPIVDGIQAKIKELTGQTVEVMVYGDGAFKDPVGKIWELADPVVSPAYTGGLEGIPNEVKLKYLADNNFCHLSGEEQHQAISKYIENKCDDLVGAMEAQGTTPRKLTDLIGSLSDLTSGSGDKGTPIVYIKGYFDNYTK, encoded by the coding sequence GTGAAAAGAGTCGTTGGCACCGTAGTACGTGGACTTCGTGGACCGATAATTAATAATGGGGATAACATAGAGCAAATAGTCGTTGATACCGTTTTAAACGCTGCAAAGGTCGAAAGCTTTTCTATTGAGGATCGCGATATAGTATCGATCACTGAATCCATTGTAGCACGTGCCCAAGGCAATTACGCAACAATTAACGATATTGCTACGGACATCAAAGCCAAATTCGGCGATGAGACTGTCGGCATTATCTTTCCGATTCTCAGTCGCAATCGGTTTGCAGTCTGTTTACGGGGTATTGCTAAAGGTGTTAAGAATGTGGTCCTGATGTTGAACTATCCTTCCGATGAAGTAGGCAATCATCTTGTGAGCATTGATGAACTGGATGCCAAAGGTATCAATCCATGGACCGATGTCTTGACTGAGGATGAATTCCGCGAACATTTCGGGGATTGCAAGCATCCCTTCACTGGAGTTGACTATATCGACTACTACAAAAAACTAATCGAGGCTGAAGGTGTTACCTGCCAAGTCATTTTTTCTAACAATCCCAAAACTATTCTAGACTACACCAAGAACGTGTTGACTTGTGATATACACTCTCGTTTTCGAACCAAGCGCATCTTAAAGGGCAGTGGAGTGGATAAAATCTATGGCTTAGACGATGTACTGGCGAAATCCATCAATGGTAGCGGCTTTAACGATAACTATGGTCTACTCGGCTCAAATAAAGCCACTGAAGAAAGCGTGAAATTATTCCCCAACAACTGTCAACCCATCGTTGATGGCATTCAAGCTAAAATCAAGGAATTAACTGGCCAAACCGTTGAAGTTATGGTTTACGGCGATGGGGCCTTCAAAGATCCCGTCGGGAAGATTTGGGAATTGGCGGACCCAGTCGTATCACCGGCCTACACTGGCGGGCTCGAAGGTATTCCTAACGAAGTGAAACTGAAATATTTGGCAGATAACAATTTCTGTCACCTAAGCGGTGAAGAACAGCATCAAGCCATATCGAAATATATTGAGAATAAATGCGATGATCTGGTCGGTGCCATGGAAGCACAAGGGACTACCCCCCGCAAGCTTACGGATCTCATCGGTTCCCTCTCCGATTTGACCTCCGGCAGTGGCGATAAGGGAACCCCCATCGTCTATATTAAGGGGTATTTTGATAATTATACAAAGTAA
- the scfB gene encoding thioether cross-link-forming SCIFF peptide maturase: MFLEGYEIRRNVHTYRQGDLNIAYDVNSGSLHILDDLTFAIVKVLEKLQEKGKPLDNEDVMNQLQTTEFNLSHEEVKEILSEMEQLQKEGILFSKEAEEKGPSYPAKPIVKAICLHVAHDCNLRCNYCFAGTGAFGGQRGLMDWETGKKAIDFVLEASAHRKHCEVDFFGGEPLLNFQVVKDLVDYGKKAAQAKGKTIKFTLTTNAVLLTEDIQNFLEEEDISVVLSIDGRPEVHDRMRPYANGRGSYDQVAPRLQQFAKKRPDSSPYAVGTYYYARGTYTHYNLDFDEDVTHLLDLGMKQISLEPVVAQPSDPYAFQEGDLPEILKTYDRLGEELLERRKKGEDFSFFHFNVALDKGPCLPKRLSGCGAGHEYVAISPEGDLYPCHQFVGQEEFKMGSLNEEKPSLNLGIVDKFRSAHVYSKSSCRQCWARFSCSGGCHSANQAFSGHLNDIYELGCELQKKRLEVALYMKIKEASLIAQQ, from the coding sequence ATGTTTCTTGAAGGATACGAGATTAGACGAAATGTCCACACTTATCGACAAGGTGACCTGAATATTGCTTATGATGTTAATTCAGGCTCTTTGCATATATTAGATGACTTGACATTTGCCATTGTGAAGGTTTTGGAAAAGCTACAAGAGAAAGGAAAGCCCTTAGATAATGAAGATGTCATGAATCAACTGCAGACAACTGAATTTAACCTATCTCATGAGGAAGTAAAGGAAATCCTCAGCGAAATGGAACAACTTCAAAAGGAAGGTATTCTGTTCTCTAAGGAAGCAGAAGAAAAAGGTCCTTCCTACCCAGCCAAGCCTATAGTCAAAGCCATCTGTCTTCATGTAGCCCATGACTGTAATCTGCGCTGCAATTATTGCTTCGCGGGTACAGGAGCTTTCGGAGGTCAGCGCGGGCTTATGGATTGGGAAACCGGCAAGAAGGCAATCGATTTTGTTTTAGAAGCCTCTGCTCACCGCAAGCATTGTGAGGTAGACTTTTTCGGTGGGGAACCTCTTCTGAATTTTCAAGTGGTGAAGGATCTTGTTGATTATGGCAAGAAAGCGGCTCAAGCTAAAGGCAAGACGATTAAGTTTACCCTAACTACCAATGCCGTACTATTAACTGAGGATATCCAAAACTTCCTTGAGGAAGAAGATATAAGTGTTGTGCTGAGCATTGACGGCCGGCCCGAGGTCCATGATCGCATGCGTCCTTATGCCAATGGTCGAGGTAGCTATGATCAGGTAGCCCCACGCCTACAGCAGTTCGCAAAGAAACGACCGGATAGCTCGCCCTATGCCGTGGGTACATATTATTATGCACGAGGAACCTATACCCATTATAATTTGGACTTCGATGAAGACGTGACCCATCTATTGGATTTGGGTATGAAGCAGATTTCTTTAGAGCCTGTGGTCGCTCAGCCCAGTGATCCTTATGCTTTTCAAGAAGGGGATTTACCAGAGATTTTAAAGACCTATGATCGGCTAGGGGAAGAGTTGCTTGAGCGGCGGAAAAAAGGTGAGGATTTTAGCTTTTTTCACTTTAATGTAGCTTTAGATAAAGGCCCTTGTCTGCCCAAACGGTTATCCGGCTGTGGAGCTGGTCATGAGTACGTGGCTATTTCACCCGAAGGAGATCTCTATCCTTGTCATCAATTCGTAGGCCAAGAGGAATTCAAAATGGGCTCCTTGAATGAAGAAAAGCCCAGTCTAAATCTAGGAATTGTCGATAAGTTTCGCTCGGCCCATGTCTATAGTAAATCCAGCTGTCGTCAGTGTTGGGCTCGTTTTTCCTGTAGTGGCGGCTGTCACTCGGCTAATCAGGCCTTTAGTGGTCATCTTAACGATATCTATGAATTAGGCTGTGAATTACAGAAGAAGCGTCTTGAAGTAGCTTTGTACATGAAGATTAAAGAGGCATCACTGATTGCCCAACAATAG
- a CDS encoding 2'-5' RNA ligase family protein — MSYAINLYFNEEAEKSIINIWETLSLLGIGKCMSCLNGRPHITLAIFDELDLAQAREQLMHLAETVPVFSLKLLQVGMFPHNKGAIFLAPNLPDKLFQIHRDLHKMLGAWDEHSWDYYKPQDWYPHCTLSLETPIGEIPEVLRELLKIFQPIDITIEAIGMVSLEPIDYLCEFSLHQHMDN, encoded by the coding sequence ATGAGCTATGCAATAAATCTATATTTTAATGAAGAGGCGGAAAAGTCCATTATCAATATCTGGGAAACCTTGTCCCTTTTAGGGATTGGCAAGTGCATGTCCTGTCTAAATGGCAGACCCCATATTACCTTAGCCATATTTGATGAGCTGGATTTAGCCCAAGCGAGAGAGCAGTTAATGCATCTTGCCGAGACAGTGCCAGTTTTTTCGCTAAAGCTACTGCAAGTGGGGATGTTTCCTCATAATAAGGGAGCGATCTTCTTGGCACCTAACTTACCGGATAAGCTTTTCCAGATCCACAGAGATTTACACAAAATGCTGGGGGCATGGGATGAGCATAGCTGGGATTATTATAAACCCCAAGACTGGTACCCCCATTGCACTCTTTCCTTAGAGACTCCAATAGGGGAGATTCCAGAGGTTCTGAGAGAGCTTCTCAAGATTTTTCAGCCTATTGATATAACCATCGAAGCGATTGGGATGGTATCCTTAGAACCCATCGACTACCTATGTGAGTTTTCTTTGCATCAACACATGGATAATTAA
- a CDS encoding S1C family serine protease has product MGYYDQNDYQNYPDKRQRPRFFSTIALALISAIIGGLISVALVPSLYGNQAPVPKEVILGQGSSTPPVSITNPTGFPVVEVAKTVGPAVVGIANFQSRGSIFGGTGLTEAGTGSGFIIDADYGYIVTNYHVIADASRLMVSLADGRNAEATLVGQDPRTDLAVIKIAPEKLTATQLGNSDQLQVGEPVVAIGNPGGEEFARSVTQGVVSAKNRILLIEGESSFNLIQTDAAINPGNSGGPLVNYNGQVVGINSAKNAEIGFEGMGFAIPITDAIPVIQQLIEKGYFSHPGLLVSIDTRYSPEWAAQKGWPAGAYVSDIDARGPAGQAGIQPGDILVKINGITVKSSLELTHELFKFKPGDTVTVTYFRNSKNTDVQVKLVEINP; this is encoded by the coding sequence ATGGGCTATTATGACCAAAATGACTATCAGAATTATCCAGATAAGAGACAAAGGCCGCGGTTTTTCTCAACGATTGCTTTGGCGTTGATTAGTGCCATCATCGGTGGCTTAATTTCCGTAGCCTTAGTCCCTTCTCTTTATGGAAATCAAGCACCCGTCCCCAAAGAGGTTATTTTAGGCCAGGGTTCATCCACCCCGCCTGTAAGCATTACGAATCCGACTGGCTTTCCGGTGGTGGAGGTGGCCAAAACGGTGGGACCTGCAGTTGTGGGCATAGCCAATTTTCAGTCTCGGGGCAGTATCTTCGGTGGTACGGGTTTGACGGAAGCGGGGACTGGATCAGGTTTTATCATCGATGCCGATTACGGCTATATTGTCACTAACTACCATGTGATTGCAGATGCCTCACGATTGATGGTTAGCTTAGCGGACGGAAGAAATGCGGAAGCCACTTTGGTCGGCCAAGACCCACGAACTGACTTAGCTGTAATTAAGATTGCTCCTGAGAAACTGACAGCGACACAACTCGGCAATTCCGATCAACTTCAAGTCGGAGAACCTGTAGTGGCCATCGGCAACCCTGGAGGAGAGGAATTTGCTCGTTCTGTCACCCAGGGTGTGGTTTCCGCCAAGAATCGGATTCTTTTGATCGAGGGAGAGTCCAGCTTTAATCTAATTCAGACCGATGCAGCGATCAACCCGGGGAACAGTGGCGGACCTTTGGTCAATTATAACGGTCAAGTCGTTGGGATTAACTCTGCTAAAAATGCTGAGATAGGCTTTGAAGGGATGGGCTTTGCGATTCCTATTACGGATGCCATTCCCGTCATCCAGCAACTGATTGAGAAGGGCTACTTTAGCCATCCCGGTCTCTTGGTCTCTATTGACACGCGCTATAGTCCGGAATGGGCTGCTCAAAAAGGTTGGCCGGCAGGTGCCTATGTCTCCGATATAGATGCCAGAGGACCAGCGGGTCAAGCCGGCATTCAGCCCGGAGATATCTTAGTGAAGATCAACGGTATAACCGTGAAGAGTTCCTTAGAATTAACCCATGAGTTGTTTAAGTTTAAACCCGGAGACACGGTCACGGTGACATATTTCCGTAATAGTAAAAACACGGATGTGCAAGTGAAGTTGGTTGAGATTAACCCATAA
- a CDS encoding alpha/beta fold hydrolase, translating into MIEIINYLSANWPLKEDLPTLVFLHGAGCQAKAWQPQLSGLATVANTIAIDLPGHGGSEGPALDSIPALAEAVRAFLQEIKATRPILCGLSMGSAIVLQYLLDYPDSAVAGIAMGAGARLNVAPLIFQTIAKDYAGFVALMGRLAFSPSAKPEAVQEISQLIMSCPPEVTAADFTACHSFDVLQRVEKIEHPLLIISGQEDKMTPPKYAEFLEKQVKRGILYHLLGTGHMIPNEKPLKVNKLIGDFIKGFL; encoded by the coding sequence ATGATTGAGATAATCAATTATTTAAGCGCAAACTGGCCTCTAAAGGAAGATTTACCGACTTTGGTTTTTTTGCACGGAGCGGGTTGTCAAGCAAAAGCTTGGCAGCCGCAGCTTTCAGGGCTAGCTACGGTGGCCAATACAATAGCTATCGATTTACCGGGGCATGGCGGCAGTGAAGGCCCTGCCCTAGATAGTATTCCTGCTTTAGCAGAAGCGGTGAGGGCTTTTCTGCAGGAAATTAAGGCCACAAGACCCATACTCTGCGGACTCAGCATGGGTAGCGCTATTGTCCTGCAATATTTACTGGATTATCCTGATTCAGCAGTGGCGGGAATTGCCATGGGGGCAGGTGCTCGCTTAAATGTGGCCCCGTTGATCTTTCAAACTATAGCTAAGGATTATGCTGGTTTTGTGGCTTTAATGGGACGGCTGGCCTTTTCCCCTTCAGCTAAACCTGAAGCTGTTCAGGAAATATCCCAGCTTATCATGTCCTGTCCGCCGGAGGTTACTGCGGCAGATTTTACAGCTTGCCACAGCTTTGACGTGCTCCAACGGGTGGAAAAAATAGAACATCCTTTATTAATTATCTCCGGTCAGGAGGATAAGATGACCCCTCCCAAATATGCGGAGTTTCTGGAAAAGCAGGTAAAGAGGGGGATTCTTTATCATCTTCTTGGAACCGGGCATATGATTCCAAACGAAAAGCCCTTGAAAGTGAATAAGCTCATCGGGGATTTCATTAAGGGATTTTTATGA
- a CDS encoding VOC family protein, with translation MKFKFTHNNFNVLNLEKSLAFYQEALGFKEVRRIAPESGEFILVYLGDGVSTHTLELTWLRDRNEPYNLGENEFHLALMVDDYEAAHEHHQKMGCICYENEAMGIYFINDPDNYWLEILPGSKT, from the coding sequence ATGAAGTTTAAATTTACCCACAATAATTTTAATGTGCTGAATCTCGAGAAAAGCCTAGCTTTCTATCAAGAAGCCCTAGGATTCAAGGAAGTAAGGAGAATTGCCCCGGAAAGCGGTGAATTTATCCTCGTCTACTTAGGTGACGGAGTAAGTACCCATACCCTGGAACTTACTTGGCTAAGAGACCGGAATGAACCCTATAATCTTGGTGAAAATGAATTTCATCTCGCCCTCATGGTGGATGATTACGAAGCTGCTCATGAGCATCATCAAAAGATGGGCTGCATCTGTTACGAAAATGAAGCGATGGGGATATATTTTATTAACGATCCCGACAATTATTGGCTAGAGATTTTGCCGGGTTCCAAGACCTAA
- the rlmH gene encoding 23S rRNA (pseudouridine(1915)-N(3))-methyltransferase RlmH — MLQIKVIAVGKIREKFLVDGIKEYTKRLNTSIHLEIVEIADEPCPERLSFADEERVKSKEGERILKGIGPQEHVILLDLQGKGFSSTGLSEYLDQLVLKGQYSSTFIIGGSLGVSGEVRHRADYRWSFSPLTFPHPLMRLMVLEQIYRAVIINKP, encoded by the coding sequence ATGCTGCAGATCAAGGTTATTGCCGTAGGAAAAATCCGCGAAAAATTTCTTGTTGATGGTATTAAGGAATATACCAAGCGCCTAAACACCTCGATTCATTTGGAGATTGTCGAGATAGCCGATGAGCCCTGTCCGGAGCGGCTCTCTTTTGCCGATGAAGAACGGGTAAAGAGCAAAGAGGGAGAAAGGATCCTGAAAGGGATTGGCCCTCAGGAGCATGTCATTCTACTCGATTTGCAAGGGAAAGGGTTTTCTTCGACGGGACTATCTGAATATCTTGATCAGCTGGTCTTAAAAGGGCAGTATAGCAGTACCTTTATTATTGGCGGTTCATTGGGTGTTTCAGGCGAAGTACGACATAGAGCCGATTATCGCTGGTCTTTTTCACCCTTGACCTTTCCCCATCCTCTAATGCGACTGATGGTGCTGGAACAAATCTATCGTGCGGTTATAATAAACAAACCATAA
- a CDS encoding molybdopterin-containing oxidoreductase family protein: MAILRSACPLNCPDSCGFIVEYSEDKGLRVQGDKEHPLTKGFICSKAQAQAQWVFSAERLRFPLLKDQGTFRRISWDEAYTLLVDKIRETLKEVGSWGILHHYDYGHNGTLRELDRRFFQALGGVTEPRGSMCWGAGLRAQEIDFGGAYANDWAQVTQAKLIILWGRDPAVTNLHMVPFLLEAKKAGATILVINPVRVKSGDFAQDYIQVNPGSDGVLAMGIAHIILREGWLNWEFVRQSVHGLEAFALRAKEYEPERVAQLTGVSVEKQEELAYKISHMGPMTILSGYGLQRYSGGGNTLRAIDALIALTGNIGKPGAGIQYGYLYHRGYLNHVKLDSSRYQSRTFPHSFFAEEIEKAHPPVQLAVVTRSNPLVQQPNSLLWREVWREIPFKVTFDTTLTETARQSDLVLPVTTAFEDEDLIATSWSPILQLTQKIVEPQGEARSEALVFTELAQRLGLGDDFSYTPEQWLDYVLSPLNRYGITLESLRQGPIRAPYIPEVAWSDLQFKTPSGKIELASEIALAVYGDAVADPLLSHSKEDLQRHQEFSKTQNQSEYPWYLITPHPHHALHSQFQETEDFHLYIHPQLAEKYYLSTGDRALVETEHGQLLAWVSVSEDVHPQAVVIPEGGAVDGFGVNQLLIGKPSDFGESTPYYEARCQLRKWLVD, from the coding sequence ATGGCCATTCTGCGCTCGGCATGCCCGTTGAACTGTCCGGATAGCTGCGGCTTTATTGTTGAGTATAGTGAGGATAAGGGCTTACGGGTTCAAGGGGATAAGGAACATCCTCTTACCAAAGGATTTATCTGCTCAAAAGCCCAGGCCCAAGCTCAATGGGTCTTCTCGGCAGAAAGGCTTCGTTTTCCTCTTCTTAAAGATCAAGGAACATTTCGGCGGATCTCCTGGGATGAAGCCTACACCCTCTTAGTTGATAAAATCAGGGAGACTCTTAAGGAAGTGGGATCTTGGGGGATCCTTCATCATTATGATTATGGCCACAATGGGACCTTAAGAGAGCTGGATAGGCGTTTCTTTCAAGCTCTGGGAGGAGTCACGGAACCGAGAGGAAGTATGTGCTGGGGAGCAGGATTAAGGGCACAGGAGATTGACTTTGGTGGGGCTTATGCCAATGATTGGGCACAAGTGACCCAGGCCAAGCTCATTATTCTTTGGGGTAGGGATCCAGCAGTTACAAATTTGCATATGGTTCCTTTTCTGCTCGAGGCCAAGAAGGCTGGTGCCACTATCCTCGTGATCAATCCAGTGCGAGTGAAGAGTGGGGATTTTGCCCAGGATTACATTCAGGTTAACCCAGGTAGTGATGGGGTCCTCGCCATGGGTATCGCTCACATTATCTTGCGGGAGGGCTGGCTAAATTGGGAATTCGTTCGCCAGTCTGTCCATGGACTAGAGGCCTTTGCCTTACGGGCGAAGGAGTACGAGCCAGAAAGAGTTGCCCAGCTGACCGGTGTATCTGTGGAGAAACAAGAGGAATTAGCTTACAAAATAAGTCACATGGGACCGATGACTATTTTGTCTGGATACGGGTTGCAACGTTATAGCGGCGGGGGCAATACCTTGCGCGCTATCGACGCGCTGATAGCCCTTACAGGTAATATAGGCAAGCCCGGCGCGGGTATCCAGTACGGCTATCTATATCATCGAGGGTATCTAAATCACGTTAAGTTAGATTCCAGCCGTTATCAGTCCCGGACCTTCCCCCATTCCTTTTTCGCTGAAGAAATCGAAAAAGCGCATCCCCCTGTCCAGCTTGCCGTGGTGACTCGTTCTAATCCCTTGGTGCAGCAACCGAATTCTTTGCTCTGGCGGGAAGTCTGGCGGGAGATTCCCTTTAAAGTGACCTTCGATACCACCCTGACCGAGACTGCCCGTCAGTCGGATTTAGTCCTTCCCGTGACCACGGCCTTCGAAGACGAGGACTTAATTGCAACCTCCTGGAGTCCCATCCTTCAGCTTACTCAGAAGATTGTTGAGCCCCAGGGAGAAGCCAGATCGGAAGCCCTTGTTTTTACGGAGTTGGCACAACGCCTAGGCTTAGGAGACGACTTTTCTTATACCCCAGAGCAATGGCTGGACTATGTACTCTCCCCCCTTAATAGGTATGGCATCACTTTGGAGAGCTTAAGGCAAGGACCCATTCGAGCACCCTATATTCCGGAGGTGGCTTGGAGCGATTTACAGTTCAAGACTCCTAGTGGGAAGATCGAACTAGCTTCAGAGATAGCGCTGGCTGTGTATGGGGATGCTGTGGCAGATCCCTTGCTTAGCCACTCTAAGGAAGATCTGCAAAGGCATCAGGAGTTCTCCAAGACCCAAAATCAATCGGAATACCCCTGGTATCTTATTACTCCTCATCCTCATCATGCTCTACACTCCCAATTCCAGGAGACTGAGGATTTCCATCTCTATATACATCCTCAACTAGCTGAGAAGTATTATTTATCTACTGGGGATCGGGCCTTAGTCGAGACTGAACATGGACAGCTTCTAGCCTGGGTCTCTGTATCGGAAGATGTACACCCTCAAGCAGTGGTCATACCTGAAGGGGGTGCCGTGGACGGATTTGGGGTCAATCAGCTTCTCATCGGGAAACCTTCCGATTTTGGTGAAAGTACACCCTACTATGAAGCAAGATGTCAACTTCGCAAATGGCTGGTAGATTAA
- a CDS encoding tetratricopeptide repeat protein: MRKKSQKVTVYVIVALLVISLVGSSFVMFFGDTGNAPVAGSNESQIDSLNKALEANPQDAQTRLILANSYYDWAFQTLGGNTPEKAGAIFQQAVVEYQEVIKSEKNVNILVDMATAAFYGGQDELAEQTFQEALQMDPKFLNGLYNYGIFLMYAKEDYGAAIAQWEKALTIENLSEENKQRLESSIKLAQDKIIENFEKTGSVDQSESISGAK, from the coding sequence GTGCGTAAAAAATCTCAAAAGGTTACCGTCTATGTGATAGTGGCATTATTAGTAATAAGCTTGGTGGGTTCTTCCTTTGTCATGTTCTTTGGGGATACAGGAAATGCCCCTGTAGCCGGGAGCAATGAAAGTCAAATTGATAGTCTTAACAAAGCGTTAGAGGCTAATCCACAGGATGCTCAAACCCGTTTAATTCTTGCTAATAGCTACTATGATTGGGCTTTCCAGACCTTAGGAGGAAACACTCCTGAGAAAGCGGGGGCTATTTTCCAACAGGCAGTAGTGGAATACCAAGAAGTTATTAAATCGGAAAAGAATGTGAATATCTTAGTTGATATGGCTACGGCAGCCTTTTATGGGGGTCAAGATGAGCTAGCAGAACAGACTTTCCAAGAGGCATTGCAGATGGATCCTAAGTTTCTTAATGGTCTGTATAATTACGGTATTTTCCTCATGTATGCCAAGGAAGATTACGGGGCAGCCATTGCCCAATGGGAAAAAGCCTTAACTATTGAAAATCTTTCTGAAGAGAATAAACAGCGTCTCGAAAGCAGTATTAAGCTGGCCCAGGATAAAATTATTGAGAACTTTGAGAAAACGGGTAGCGTAGATCAATCCGAATCGATCTCTGGGGCTAAATAG